A single window of Aspergillus flavus chromosome 4, complete sequence DNA harbors:
- a CDS encoding uncharacterized protein (expressed protein) — translation MPTGKLAVIFLVGNSIYGTYFVEGDRIPHIWIVLSMNYHICWKLLADIFSFLNTILSTIYIHQVVFN, via the coding sequence ATGCCCACCGGGAAACTCGCAGTTATATTTCTTGTAGGGAACAGCATATATGGTACTTATTTTGTAGAGGGAGATCGAATCCCTCATATATGGATAGTACTGAGCATGAATTACCATATTTGCTGGAAGTTGCTGGCTGATATATTCAGCTTCTTAAATACTATCCTTTCCACAATATATATCCACCAAGTTGTGTTTAATTAA
- a CDS encoding putative aflatoxin B1-aldehyde reductase GliO-like protein — protein sequence MPLVAQNPLPRALLGLMTFGPDESKGARITSLEEFNKCLDYFQQQGFNEIDTARIYVGGAQEAFTAQAKWKERGLTLATKWYPHNPGEHKPSVLREKLELSLKELGTNQVDIFYLHAPDRSVPFAETLEEVNKLHKEGKFVQLGLSNYTAFEVAEIVTLCAERGWVRPTIYQAMYNAITRSIETELVPACKRYGIDIVVYNPLAGGILSGKYKTKDIPDEGRYSDKSISGALYRKRYFRDATFDALRVIEPVVEKHGLTLPETAIRWIHHHSALNMTDNGRDGIIIGVSSFAQLQSNLKDVQKGPLPEEVVEALDKAWLISKPTAPNYWHLDLKYTYNTQQALFGPKSTA from the exons ATGCCTTTGGTCGCGCAAAACCCCTTGCCAAGGGCCCTCCTTGGTCTTATGACGTTTGGCCCCGATGAGTCTAAGGGCGCTCGGATCACGTCTCTCGAAGAATTCAACAAGTGCCTGGACTATTTCCAACAGCAGGGATTCAATGAAATCGACACGGCTAGGATTTACGTCGGAGGGGCGCAGGAGGCCTTTACAGCTCAGGCGAAATGGAAAGAGCGTGGGTTAACTCTGGCAACGAAATGGTATCCTCATAACCCGGGCGAACACAAACCCAGTGTTCTCCGTGAGAAGCTTGAGCTTTCCCTGAAGGAGCTGGGAACGAACCAGGTCGATATATTCTATCTTCATGCTCCTGATCGGTCAGTTCCTTTTGCTGAGACTCTTGAGGAAGTCAACAAGCTACATAAAGAGGGAAAGTTTGTTCAACTGGGTCTGAGTAATTACACGGCATTTGAGGTCGCAGAAATCGTTACTCTTTGTGCTGAGAGAGGCTGGGTGCGACCGACAATATATCAAGCGATGTATAACGCCATTA CACGTTCGATTGAGACCGAGCTAGTCCCCGCCTGCAAACGTTATGGCATTGATATCGTAGTCTATAACCCCCTTGCCGGCGGTATCTTATCTGGTAAGTATAAGACAAAAGACATCCCTGACGAGGGAAGGTACAGCGACAAATCGATCAGTGGCGCCCTGTACCGCAAACGCTATTTTAGGGATGCAACATTCGATGCGCTGCGAGTCATTGAGCCTGTTGTCGAGAAGCATGGCCTGACACTTCCCGAGACCGCGATTCGCTGGATTCACCATCACTCGGCTCTCAATATGACAGACAATGGCCGCGACGGAATTATCATTGGCGTGAGCAGCTTCGCGCAGCTGCAAAGTAACCTCAAAGACGTCCAAAAAGGCCCCCTGCCTGAAGAAGTTGTTGAAGCGCTGGATAAGGCGTGGTTAATCTCTAAGCCAACTGCTCCGAACTATTGGCACCTCGACCTGAAATACACATATAACACCCAGCAGGCCCTGTTTGGCCCAAAGTCAACAGCGTAG
- a CDS encoding major facilitator superfamily domain-containing protein — protein MPVVIARSLQKDAIASVESDSSKSSDVEKNPIILTSKPTTASDDSTLGDTSDDRRFWFQRSKSHDSNAIATQPSVFDDPELISEYRPRPEWENAHRFDPSARWTWGEENKAVRRLDMRIMVLACMMMTALELDRSNIQQANADNFLSDLGLSRNDYNLGNTIFKLFYLLSEIPAQLIGKYIGVDRWIPIQMTSWSLVALCQFWLRDRTSFLVCRALIGMFSGGFTPTMILYLSYFYKHHELSIRLGFWYSAQAVADVLAGLLAYGILHLRGYAGQAGWRWLFLIEGSFTLLLAILSFLFLPPSVTQTASWARGKKGWFTEREEIILVNRIIREDPSKGSMGNNEPLTAKLVWQSFKDYDLWPLYMIGLIFLVPYTTISQYFTLLMTDFGFGEFNVILLAIPCSVIGILTRIILTYAAEILGSLAWMGAVAQVWTLPMLIYMNVVDFSQTKRWVAWTVLTLILSFPSPHALQAGWNSRNSNSVRSRALSAAMYNMCTQLSGIIASNVYQDWDAPRYVQGNRVLLALVCTNIAVYALTKIYYILRNRHRDRKWTGMTEEQRIDYIATTKDTGNKRLDFRFAH, from the exons ATGCCCGTTGTCATAGCTCGCTCACTGCAGAAGGATGCCATCGCCTCGGTGGAATCTGACTCCTCAAAATCATCAGACGTTGAAAAGAACCCCATCATCTTGACTAGTAAGCCTACTACTGCCTCTGATGATTCAACGCTTGGCGATACCTCCGACGACCGCCGCTTTTGGTTCCAGCGGTCGAAAAGCCATGACTCAAATGCCATCGCAACCCAGCCGTCAGTGTTCGACGATCCTGAACTTATCTCCGAATATAGACCCCGACCAGAATGGGAAAACGCTCACCGCTTCGACCCATCAGCAAGATGGACATGGGGTGAAGAGAAT AAAGCTGTCAGAAGGCTCGACATGCGAATCATGGTACTAGCATGCATGATGATGACAGCATTGGAGCTTGATCGCTCGAATATCC AGCAAGCCAACGCCGATAATTTCCTATCTGATCTCGGATTATCAAGGAATG ACTATAACCTCGGAAATACCATCTTCAAGCTGTTTTATCTCTTAAGCGAGATTCCCGCCCAGCTTATTGGCAAATATATCGGCGTCGATCGGTGGATCCCCATACAAATGACCTCCTGGTCGTTGGTAGCCCTCTGTCAGTTCTGGCTGCGGGATAGAACATCTTTCTTGGTTTGTCGGGCCTTGATTGGTATGTTCTCAGGAGGGTTTACGCCTACC ATGATCCTATATCTCTCTTACTTCTATAAGCATCATGAGCTTTCTATCCGTCTAGGGTTCTGGTACTCTGCACAGGCAGTCGCGGACGTCCTAGCAGGGCTTCTAGCGTATGGCATACTGCACCTACGTGGCTATGCTGGCCAGGCTGGTTGGCGTTGGCTTTTCTTAATCGAG GGCTCCTTCACTTTACTTCTCGCcattctatcttttcttttcctaccACCGTCTGTGACACAGACGGCGAGCTGGGCACGGGGCAAAAAGGGCTGGTTTACGGAGCG GGAAGAAATAATTCTGGTCAATCGCATTATTCGCGAGGACCCAAGCAAGGGCTCTATGGGAAACAACGAACCCTTAACAGCCAAACTTGTGTGGCAGAGTTTCAAAGATTACGACCTGTGGCCACTCTACATGATTGGTCTTATTTTCTTGGTGCCATATA CAACGATTTCCCAATACTTTACGCTATTAATGACTGATTTTGGATTCGGGGAGTTTAATGTCATCCTACTCGCCATTCCATGCAGT GTCATAGGGATTTTAACTAGGATCATTCTTACCTACGCCGCTGAGATCCTCGGGTCCCTTGCATGGATGGGAGCTGTGGCCCAAGTCTGGACCCTCCCAATGCTTATCTATATGAATGTGGTCGATTTCAGTCAGACCAAGAGATGGGTTGCGTGGACGGTCCTGACCTTGATTCTTTCGTTCCCCAGTC CTCATGCACTCCAAGCGGGATGGAACTCTCGCAACTCCAATAGCGTGCGGTCCCGGGCACTATCAGCGGCTATGTATAATATGTGCACGCAGCTATCCGGGATAATCGCGTCGAATGTCTATCAAGATT GGGACGCTCCTCGCTATGTGCAGGGCAACCGAGTGCTTCTCGCTCTGGTCTGCACCAACATCGCCGTGTACGCCTTGACCAAGATCTACTATATACTGCGTAACCGTCACCGAGATCGGAAGTGGACGGGGATGACGGAGGAGCAGAGAATTGACTACATCGCAACCACAAAGGATACAGGGAATAAGCGATTAGATTTTCGGTTTGCGCATTAA
- a CDS encoding actin-related protein (Arp2/3 complex subunit, putative): MAEMPIVLDGGTGFLKVGYAAQNFPEHQFPSIVGRPILRTEEQAGDIVVKDIMCGDEAAAARSMLQISYPMENGIVKNWDDMQHLWNFTFYEKLGIDPTGRKILLTEPPMNPLKNREKMAEVMLEGYNFGGVYVAIQAVLALYAQGLSSGVVVDSGDGVTHIIPVYESTVLNHHIRRLDVAGRDVTRNMIALLLRRGYALNRTADFETVRQIKEKLCYVSYDLELDKKLSEDTTVLVESYTLPDGRVIRVGSERFEAPECLFQPHLVDVDQPGIAEMLFNTIQGADVDVRSSLYKAIVLSGGSSMYPGLPSRLEKELKQLWLTRVLHGDPERLNKFKVRIEDPPRRRHMVFLGGAVLANLIADKEDMWVTKQEWQEQGARALDKLGPR; the protein is encoded by the exons CGGAGGAACCGGTTTCCTCAAGGTCGGATATGCTGCGCAG AACTTCCCCGAGCACCAGTTCCCCTCAATAGTGGGGCGGCCTATACTGCGAACTGAGGAACAGGCCGGCGACATTGTTGTCAAGGATATTATGTGCGGAGATGAAGCTGCCGCTGCCAGATCAATGCTTCAGATCAGCTATCCC ATGGAGAATGGAATAGTGAAGAACTGGGATGATATGCAACACCTATGGAACTTTACCTTTTATGAGAAGTTGGGTATCGATCCCACCGGTCGCAAAATCCTCCTTACCGAACCCCCTATGAACCCTTTAAAGAACCGCGAGAAGATGGCCGAGGTCATGCTGGAAGGCTACAACTTCGGCGGTGTATACGTCGCTATTCAAGCTGTGCTTGCACTATACGCCCAGG GTCTTAGCAGCGGTGTGGTTGTCGACTCCGGTGATGGTGTCACGCACATTATTCCGGTATACGAATCCACCGTCCTTAACCACCACATCCGTCGATTGGATGTCGCGGGTCGTGATGTCACCCGTAACATGATCgccctcctccttcgccgCGGTTATGCCCTAAACCGTACGGCCGACTTCGAGACTGTGCGCCAGATTAAGGAGAAGCTTTGCTACGTTTCCTATGATTTGGAGTTGGACAAGAAGCTTTCGGAGGACACAACTGTTCTTGTCGAATCCTACACTCTCCCTGACGGTCGGGTCATCCGTGTCGGAAGTGAGCGTTTCGAGGCCCCCGAGTGTCTCTTCCAGCCGCACCTGGTGGACGTGGATCAGCCCGGTATCGCCGAGATGCTCTTCAACACCATCCAGGGCGCCGATGTGGATGTTCGCTCTAGTTTGTACAAGGCCATCGTGCTCAGTGGAGGAAGCAGCATGTACCCTGGTCTGCCATCACGactggagaaggagctgaagcagTTATGGCTCACACGTGTACTGCATGGAGACCCGGAGAGGCTGAAC AAATTCAAGGTGCGGATTGAGGACCCGCCAAGACGGAGACACATGGTCTTCCTAGGCGGCGCTGTCCTTGCTAATTTG ATCGCCGACAAGGAGGATATGTGGGTCACCAAGCAAGAATGGCAAGAACAGGGTGCTCGTGCCCTGGACAAGCTTGGGCCCAGATAA